A single window of Arcobacter sp. CECT 8983 DNA harbors:
- a CDS encoding MFS transporter — translation MKEIKPLMAVNILCVSSMMAFLAVVGPIIRSLNLQEWHAGLMVALAGVAWVLLSRFWGKKSDYYGRKNILVFTIFGFFLSYLFLAVFVNYAIITPPTIIISLSALVFARVMIGVFYSAIPPVSNAFIADKVEPKKRTSYMASLGAANGIGMVLGPMVGGALAIYGLTTPLYFAAILPLVAVGIIYFSLEPSKKREKTQEKPIHFLDKRLRLPMITSFFTMYSIVTSQVCLGFFILDKFHLTQIETAKSTGYILAIIGVVFILTQIVVSKLKNISSYTWLTIGSILCTFGYFLISIITNQFQLTISFSIGTVGLGMLMPAFLAITANSVQEHEQGVAAGTVSAAQGLGIIVGPLLSTMLYGIAPETPFLFSAITFLFLTIISLSYKRGEIIKC, via the coding sequence ATGAAAGAAATCAAGCCTTTAATGGCAGTTAATATTTTATGTGTTTCTTCTATGATGGCTTTTTTAGCTGTTGTAGGACCTATAATTAGAAGTTTAAACCTACAAGAGTGGCATGCTGGTCTTATGGTAGCACTTGCAGGAGTTGCGTGGGTATTACTCTCAAGATTTTGGGGTAAAAAAAGTGATTATTATGGAAGAAAAAATATTTTAGTTTTTACAATATTTGGATTTTTCCTTTCTTACTTATTTTTAGCAGTATTTGTAAACTATGCAATAATAACGCCACCTACAATTATTATTTCACTTAGTGCTTTAGTTTTTGCAAGAGTAATGATTGGGGTATTTTATTCTGCTATTCCTCCTGTTTCAAATGCTTTTATTGCAGATAAAGTGGAACCTAAAAAAAGAACTTCTTATATGGCAAGCTTAGGAGCTGCAAATGGAATTGGCATGGTATTAGGACCAATGGTTGGTGGAGCACTTGCTATATATGGATTAACAACACCTTTATATTTTGCAGCTATTTTACCTTTAGTTGCAGTTGGTATCATATATTTTAGTTTAGAACCAAGTAAAAAAAGAGAAAAGACACAAGAAAAACCCATTCATTTTTTAGATAAAAGATTAAGACTACCTATGATTACATCATTTTTTACTATGTATAGTATTGTAACTTCACAAGTTTGTCTTGGTTTCTTTATACTTGATAAGTTTCATTTAACGCAAATTGAAACAGCAAAAAGTACAGGATATATTTTAGCAATCATTGGAGTTGTTTTTATATTAACTCAAATTGTAGTTTCTAAATTAAAAAATATTTCATCATATACTTGGTTAACAATTGGTTCAATTCTTTGTACTTTTGGTTATTTCTTAATTAGCATCATTACAAATCAGTTTCAACTTACTATTTCATTTAGTATAGGAACTGTTGGCTTAGGTATGCTTATGCCTGCATTTTTAGCTATTACTGCTAATAGTGTACAAGAACATGAGCAAGGAGTTGCAGCAGGAACAGTTTCAGCAGCCCAAGGTTTAGGAATAATTGTAGGTCCATTATTAAGTACTATGCTTTATGGAATAGCTCCTGAAACACCATTTTTGTTTTCAGCAATTACTTTTTTATTTTTAACTATAATCTCACTTTCTTATAAAAGAGGAGAAATTATTAAATGTTAG
- a CDS encoding manganese efflux pump MntP family protein: MLEVIILSIALSMDAFAVSIGLGIKNKEKIKSLAIIAGLYFGVFQALMPFIGYAGGVGLQDIIGGYDFWIAFILLLIIGGKMIYEAFLEPVEEEITKVSHKILLTLAIATSIDAMAAGFSLHLFNLNVYLSLAIIGITTFIFSIIGVLIGAKGGAKYESKAEILGGVILIIIGFKILLQNLFI; this comes from the coding sequence ATGTTAGAAGTTATTATCTTAAGCATTGCACTTAGTATGGATGCATTTGCTGTTTCTATTGGATTAGGTATTAAAAATAAAGAAAAAATAAAAAGTCTTGCAATTATTGCTGGTCTTTATTTTGGTGTTTTTCAAGCTTTAATGCCATTTATTGGCTATGCAGGTGGTGTTGGTTTACAAGATATAATTGGTGGATATGATTTTTGGATTGCCTTTATTCTTTTACTAATAATTGGTGGAAAAATGATTTATGAAGCCTTTTTGGAACCAGTTGAAGAAGAGATTACAAAAGTTTCTCACAAAATATTATTAACACTTGCAATAGCCACAAGTATTGATGCTATGGCAGCAGGTTTTTCTTTACATTTATTTAATCTAAATGTATATTTATCTTTAGCAATTATAGGTATTACTACTTTTATCTTTAGTATCATTGGAGTTTTAATTGGTGCAAAAGGTGGAGCTAAATATGAAAGTAAAGCTGAAATCTTAGGTGGAGTTATTCTTATCATCATTGGATTTAAAATTCTTCTACAAAACCTATTCATATAA
- a CDS encoding TAXI family TRAP transporter solute-binding subunit — MKYKFFTISIPIFLLIIASFYITSKFIKPPPKKEITIAAGSITGNYYKTALIYKKLLEKENVKVNLLTSAGSIENINLLKQNKADIAFIQNGTTKNKEEGIKSLASIYYEPLWVFYRNEGFSINYIIQLISKKISIGAEGSGTKDLTSKILKDNGIDSTNSTIFNYDDKKAKEELIKGNIDAMFVVSAHESKTIEELLSNPNINVLSFKRAKAYSRKYPFLEALNLYEGTLDLYKNLPDEDINLLSTTANLAVKDGFSEELIRLVLKKAKEVHSKKDLFAKAEQFPNDLNMQLEIHEEAQRYFEYGDTWLEKIFPYWIASNIDRLKLFIIPLLTLLFPLFKGFFPLYTWTMRSKIYKWYDEVKDLDNRIDTLSKKELEKELITINELKQETQKETKVPLSFMGEYYNLQLHIDLIEQKIEKKLSS, encoded by the coding sequence ATGAAATATAAATTTTTTACCATCTCAATACCAATTTTTTTATTAATTATTGCTTCTTTTTATATAACGTCTAAATTTATAAAACCACCTCCTAAAAAAGAAATAACAATAGCAGCTGGTTCTATAACTGGCAATTATTATAAAACAGCCTTAATTTATAAAAAACTATTAGAAAAAGAGAATGTAAAAGTAAATCTTTTAACTTCTGCTGGTTCTATTGAAAATATAAACTTGCTAAAACAGAATAAAGCAGATATAGCTTTTATTCAAAATGGAACAACAAAAAACAAAGAAGAAGGTATAAAATCTCTTGCTTCAATATATTATGAACCTTTATGGGTATTTTATAGAAATGAGGGTTTTTCTATAAACTATATTATTCAATTAATTTCTAAAAAAATATCAATAGGAGCAGAAGGTAGCGGTACAAAAGATTTAACCTCAAAAATATTAAAAGATAATGGTATAGACAGTACAAATTCTACAATATTTAATTATGATGATAAAAAAGCAAAAGAAGAGTTAATAAAAGGAAATATTGATGCAATGTTTGTTGTTTCTGCTCATGAATCTAAGACAATAGAAGAATTACTTTCTAACCCAAATATAAATGTGTTAAGTTTTAAAAGAGCAAAAGCTTATAGTAGAAAGTATCCATTTTTAGAAGCACTAAATCTTTATGAAGGAACTTTAGATTTATATAAAAACTTACCTGATGAAGATATAAATCTTTTATCAACTACTGCAAACTTAGCAGTTAAAGATGGATTTTCCGAAGAGTTAATAAGACTTGTTCTAAAAAAGGCAAAAGAAGTTCATAGTAAAAAAGATTTATTTGCGAAAGCAGAACAGTTTCCAAATGATTTAAATATGCAACTTGAAATACATGAAGAAGCACAAAGATATTTTGAATATGGAGATACTTGGCTTGAAAAGATTTTTCCTTATTGGATAGCATCAAATATAGATAGATTAAAACTATTTATTATTCCTTTGCTTACTTTATTATTCCCTCTTTTTAAAGGTTTTTTCCCATTATATACTTGGACGATGCGATCAAAAATATATAAATGGTATGATGAAGTAAAAGATTTAGATAATAGAATTGACACCTTATCTAAAAAGGAACTAGAAAAAGAACTAATAACCATAAATGAGTTAAAACAAGAAACTCAAAAAGAAACAAAAGTTCCTCTATCTTTTATGGGTGAATATTACAATTTGCAACTACATATTGATTTAATAGAACAAAAAATAGAAAAAAAGCTTTCTTCTTAG
- the trpS gene encoding tryptophan--tRNA ligase produces the protein MRILSGIQPSGTLHIGNYFGAIKKMVESQDQGDLFAFVASYHALTTVKEKELLEKNIFEAVVNFLSLGMDPEKSTFWVQSDVKEVLELYWILSNHTSMGLLERAHSYKDKIAKGINANHGLFSYPVLMAADILLYDSNIVPVGKDQIQHVEMTRDIANSFNHHYNTDIFVMPEAKVDEVVATVPGTDGAKMSKSYGNTIDMFGTKKGVKKQVMSIVTDSKELDEPKEWENCNIYKLCELFMNDDELKDLQQRYATPGEGYGHFKLTLLDKINEHFAPYQERREHLLNNPKEVKEILEFGASKARKIASAKMDKIRSIVGL, from the coding sequence TTGAGAATATTATCTGGAATTCAACCAAGTGGAACTTTACATATTGGTAACTACTTCGGAGCAATTAAGAAAATGGTTGAGTCACAAGACCAAGGTGATTTATTTGCATTTGTTGCATCATACCATGCTTTAACAACAGTTAAAGAAAAAGAGCTTTTAGAAAAAAACATTTTTGAAGCAGTAGTTAACTTTTTATCATTAGGAATGGACCCTGAAAAATCAACTTTTTGGGTACAAAGTGATGTAAAAGAGGTACTTGAGTTATACTGGATATTATCAAACCATACATCTATGGGTCTTCTTGAAAGAGCACATTCATACAAAGATAAAATAGCAAAAGGAATTAATGCTAATCATGGATTATTTTCATATCCAGTTTTAATGGCTGCTGATATTTTACTTTATGATTCAAATATCGTTCCTGTTGGGAAAGACCAAATCCAACACGTAGAAATGACAAGAGATATTGCAAATAGCTTTAATCACCACTACAACACAGATATCTTTGTAATGCCAGAAGCAAAAGTTGATGAAGTTGTAGCAACAGTTCCTGGAACGGATGGAGCTAAAATGTCTAAATCTTATGGAAATACTATTGATATGTTTGGAACCAAAAAAGGTGTAAAAAAGCAAGTTATGTCAATTGTAACTGATTCTAAAGAGCTTGACGAACCAAAAGAATGGGAGAACTGCAATATTTACAAACTTTGTGAACTATTTATGAATGATGATGAACTAAAAGATTTACAACAAAGATATGCTACTCCTGGGGAAGGTTATGGACATTTCAAATTAACTTTATTAGATAAAATCAATGAACACTTTGCTCCATATCAAGAAAGAAGAGAACACTTACTAAATAATCCAAAAGAAGTAAAAGAGATTTTAGAGTTTGGAGCAAGTAAAGCAAGAAAAATAGCAAGTGCTAAGATGGATAAAATTAGATCAATTGTTGGTCTGTAA
- a CDS encoding diguanylate cyclase has product MIPEVLDIAIKDILTLDSNKTLEEAIKKMAASNLRTIVITDTSSYKILTTTQLIDFKLEKIEHSTKLKDLGLREVKVISKNLNLINLLNEISSTEEYMVIVDENNKLEGILSYTDIINNIDPQMLMERQTIGNLILNYQAVFAYKDSSALHAVKLIKHSGNDAVIIKDNDEKAIGIFTSKDFINLIHLDCDLTQKISNFMTSPIKTLKEQSTIADALAFIRKQKFKRIIIENDNGNVTGIISQKELLRIVYNKWIELMKKEGNKISKTNEALIQTQTELEELATTDYLTKIYNRQKFESFLEYEIKKLDRYDNGAFTILLVDIDHFKKVNDSYGHLKGDSVLQDFAKILNFSSRKSDVVARWGGEEFIVLLPHTSIEEAILVAEKIRSTVEIHDFKDNLTLTCSVGISQYHKNDTRREIFNRADNALYKAKALGRNRIEIEVLSCNV; this is encoded by the coding sequence ATGATACCTGAAGTACTAGATATAGCAATAAAAGATATTCTTACATTAGATTCAAATAAAACATTAGAAGAAGCTATAAAAAAAATGGCAGCTTCAAATCTTAGAACAATAGTTATAACTGATACTTCATCTTATAAAATTCTTACAACAACTCAATTAATTGATTTTAAATTAGAAAAAATAGAGCATTCAACTAAGCTTAAAGATTTAGGATTAAGAGAAGTCAAAGTTATAAGTAAAAATCTTAATCTAATCAACCTTCTAAACGAGATAAGTTCAACTGAAGAGTATATGGTAATAGTTGATGAAAACAATAAACTAGAAGGTATTCTTTCATATACTGATATAATCAATAATATTGACCCTCAAATGCTAATGGAAAGACAAACAATAGGTAATTTAATTTTAAATTATCAAGCAGTATTTGCATATAAAGATTCATCAGCACTTCATGCAGTTAAACTTATTAAACATAGTGGAAATGATGCAGTCATTATTAAAGACAATGATGAAAAAGCCATTGGTATTTTTACTTCAAAAGATTTTATAAATCTTATTCATTTAGATTGTGATTTAACACAAAAAATTTCAAACTTTATGACAAGTCCTATAAAAACATTAAAAGAACAATCTACAATTGCAGATGCCTTAGCTTTTATTAGAAAACAAAAATTTAAAAGAATTATTATTGAAAATGACAATGGCAATGTAACTGGAATAATCTCTCAAAAAGAGCTTTTAAGAATTGTTTATAATAAATGGATTGAGCTTATGAAAAAAGAGGGAAATAAAATCTCTAAAACAAATGAAGCTCTAATTCAAACTCAAACAGAATTAGAAGAACTTGCAACAACTGACTACTTAACAAAAATTTATAATAGACAAAAATTTGAGTCATTTTTAGAGTATGAAATAAAAAAACTTGATAGATATGACAATGGTGCTTTTACAATTTTGCTTGTGGATATTGACCACTTTAAAAAAGTAAATGATTCATATGGACATCTTAAAGGAGATTCTGTACTGCAAGATTTTGCAAAAATTTTAAATTTTAGCTCAAGAAAAAGTGATGTTGTCGCTAGATGGGGAGGAGAAGAGTTTATAGTTTTACTTCCACATACAAGTATTGAAGAAGCAATCTTAGTTGCAGAAAAAATACGTTCAACAGTTGAAATACATGATTTTAAAGACAACCTTACTTTAACTTGTTCTGTAGGAATTTCTCAATATCACAAAAATGATACGAGAAGAGAGATTTTTAATAGAGCAGATAATGCTTTATATAAAGCAAAAGCTCTTGGAAGAAATAGAATAGAAATAGAAGTTTTAAGCTGTAATGTTTAA
- a CDS encoding class I SAM-dependent methyltransferase, translating to MGLNLYSKIEPFLDFYDEVYTLHNEFMSIVFNKDLDNVLDVGCGQGFFVESLNLNQKKAFGIDLSSEQIEACYHRGVENVACIDLKDVKEKYDCVTAIFDVINYIQKDGLKEFFENVYNSLNDNGYFIFDVNTLYGFEDIAQGCITMDFDDKFIAIDAIYEDEKLITDLTLFIKEEDESFKKEKDFITQYYHSKDRLKKMLKKAGFKVEELRDFSLHSDEKADKQIYICKK from the coding sequence ATGGGATTAAATTTATACTCTAAGATAGAGCCTTTTCTAGACTTTTATGATGAGGTATATACTTTACATAATGAATTTATGTCAATTGTTTTTAATAAAGACTTGGACAATGTTTTAGATGTAGGTTGTGGACAAGGTTTTTTTGTAGAAAGCCTAAATTTAAATCAAAAAAAAGCATTTGGAATTGATCTTAGTAGTGAACAAATTGAAGCTTGCTATCACAGAGGTGTTGAAAATGTTGCTTGTATTGATCTAAAAGATGTAAAAGAAAAATATGATTGTGTAACTGCTATTTTTGATGTAATAAATTATATTCAAAAAGATGGCTTAAAAGAGTTTTTTGAAAATGTTTATAACAGTTTAAATGACAATGGATACTTTATCTTTGATGTAAATACTCTTTATGGTTTTGAAGATATAGCACAAGGCTGTATTACTATGGACTTTGATGATAAGTTTATTGCTATTGATGCTATTTATGAAGACGAAAAATTGATTACTGATCTAACTTTATTTATTAAAGAAGAAGATGAATCTTTTAAAAAAGAAAAAGATTTTATAACTCAATATTATCATAGTAAAGATAGATTGAAAAAGATGTTAAAAAAAGCTGGCTTTAAAGTTGAAGAGTTAAGAGACTTTAGTCTTCATAGTGATGAGAAAGCTGATAAACAAATTTATATCTGTAAGAAATAG
- the hisG gene encoding ATP phosphoribosyltransferase, producing the protein MLTIALPKGRIAKETLEKFEKAFDEEFVFEDRKLILEKAGFRFLNVRNQDVPTYVMHGAADLGVVGLDVLEEKEYDLIKLLDLQLGFCKVAFGLIKGQKLDMTKSKITVATKHEKIAKRYFEEKAMAVDIIKLYGSIELAPLVNLADCIVDIVETGATMKQNGLEVGPTIMESSAHLIANKNAYYAKKDKIFDLKEKLEAVIQWD; encoded by the coding sequence ATGCTAACGATTGCATTACCTAAGGGAAGAATAGCAAAAGAAACTCTTGAAAAGTTTGAAAAAGCATTTGATGAAGAGTTTGTTTTTGAAGATAGAAAACTTATTTTAGAGAAAGCTGGATTTAGATTTTTAAATGTAAGAAATCAAGATGTACCTACTTATGTAATGCATGGAGCAGCAGATTTAGGTGTTGTTGGGCTTGATGTATTAGAAGAAAAAGAGTATGACTTAATTAAGCTACTTGACTTACAACTAGGTTTTTGTAAAGTTGCCTTTGGACTTATCAAAGGACAAAAACTTGATATGACAAAAAGTAAAATCACTGTTGCTACAAAACATGAAAAAATTGCAAAAAGATATTTTGAAGAAAAAGCAATGGCCGTTGATATTATTAAACTATATGGTTCTATTGAATTGGCTCCATTAGTTAATCTTGCAGATTGTATTGTTGATATTGTAGAAACAGGAGCAACAATGAAACAAAATGGTTTAGAAGTAGGACCTACAATTATGGAAAGTTCTGCCCATCTAATTGCAAACAAAAATGCTTATTATGCAAAAAAAGATAAGATTTTTGATTTAAAAGAAAAATTAGAAGCTGTTATTCAATGGGATTAA
- a CDS encoding type III pantothenate kinase, with the protein MILCDIGNTTFHFNVDGKEQRYLVNSHIPDFEQRVYYVSVNENATAKLKLTNDDIVDLEPYIKFKTKYVGMGLDRKIACCFIEDGIIVDAGSAITVDIVKKGKHKGGFILPGLKAYKDIYPQISHKLNVDLNTKVNLDKIPLCTKDAISYAILKSIIEPIKKVSKKKQITFTGGDGKFLSKFFDNSIYKKDIIFENMRRIINANDCIT; encoded by the coding sequence TTGATTTTATGTGATATTGGAAATACAACTTTTCATTTCAATGTGGATGGCAAAGAACAAAGATATTTAGTAAATTCTCATATTCCTGATTTTGAGCAAAGAGTTTATTATGTCTCTGTAAATGAAAATGCAACGGCAAAATTAAAACTTACAAATGATGATATAGTTGATTTAGAACCATATATAAAATTTAAAACAAAATATGTTGGTATGGGTTTAGATAGAAAGATTGCCTGTTGTTTTATTGAAGATGGGATTATAGTTGATGCAGGAAGTGCTATAACTGTTGATATAGTAAAAAAAGGTAAGCACAAAGGAGGATTTATCCTTCCTGGACTAAAAGCTTATAAAGATATTTATCCTCAAATTTCTCATAAGTTAAATGTTGATTTAAATACAAAGGTAAATTTAGATAAAATCCCACTTTGTACTAAAGATGCAATCTCTTATGCTATACTAAAATCAATTATAGAACCAATAAAAAAAGTAAGTAAAAAAAAGCAGATTACTTTTACTGGTGGAGATGGAAAGTTTTTAAGTAAATTTTTTGACAATAGCATCTATAAAAAAGATATAATTTTTGAAAATATGAGAAGGATAATTAATGCTAACGATTGCATTACCTAA
- a CDS encoding transporter substrate-binding domain-containing protein gives MLRFKTVFTLFLFSCFLWAQPLKKSFTISFDPNYAPFSYIENKQPQGLLIDYWKLWAEKNNYNIKFINGKLWQNSINLVKNEKVDFFLGTEVYETWMKGSKPFYKSKTALFTHKDNSKSFEKDASYIIGIIGNDYEEDMKRNFPNSMTIVYEDYDNAVKDLISKKIDLLYDDKIAVEFYTLQKRQFHKIKSIELLSKLSNIQAIARENSLIDIFNKGFSKLSKEELYDIESKWIINENFKFYNQIKDVNLTKEELDFIKNTKLNVSITRDWRPFIFKAKENTPVGISSEIWQLLEKKLNLNTKYTFFNSFTKQLKSIKEKQQDIIFSTGKTKDREEYATFTKPYVSFPISIVTLKDENFIENIKQIENKKIAVGENFTTHKLLKEKYPHLNLLLVKNAKEGLIAVENENAFAYIDIKPTLTYNIEKLGFESLKITGNTDLSFELRIMIRKDYPLLHSALNKAINSLDPQKVETIINRWDNIQFEDNFNYNQLWIALFIIFAIVIILIYKNQSNITKNKLLKEKVEERTKELKQLNESLERKIEDKTKELKRANYLLDEAQKIAHLGSFQYEIKKDELYWSNEHFKMFGLYPNQIKPTIDLLLSYVHEDDKKIVKSHLNKLVSTKNKFVNEFRIIINKKTIKYLQITSKITKFDEKNNPLLIIGTILDITKIKELELEKREKDTILAQQSKMAAMGEMLENIAHQWRQPLSVISTVSTGMQLNLEIDNELPKEQLIENVRAINEHTQYLSKTIDDFRNFFNPNKEKTLFDITSCIDKSLHLITSKIKSSKINLTKKIDNISITTLEGELTQVLLNIFNNAIDALNQNDIEDKQLYILVYKENNNIVISIKDSAGGVPKKLQTRIFEPYFTTKHKSQGTGIGLYMSSQIITKHLHGTIKLSNEQFILNNNTYFGADFKIIFPEK, from the coding sequence ATGTTGAGATTTAAAACAGTATTTACTCTTTTCTTGTTTTCATGCTTTTTATGGGCACAACCACTTAAAAAAAGTTTCACTATCTCTTTTGACCCAAACTATGCACCTTTTTCATATATAGAAAATAAACAACCCCAAGGACTATTGATAGATTATTGGAAGCTTTGGGCAGAAAAAAACAACTATAATATAAAATTTATAAATGGTAAACTCTGGCAAAATTCAATTAATTTAGTAAAGAATGAAAAAGTAGATTTTTTTTTAGGAACAGAGGTTTATGAAACTTGGATGAAAGGCTCAAAACCTTTCTATAAAAGTAAAACTGCTCTTTTTACCCACAAAGACAACAGTAAGAGTTTTGAAAAAGATGCTTCATATATAATTGGAATAATAGGAAATGATTATGAAGAAGATATGAAAAGAAATTTCCCAAACTCAATGACTATTGTCTATGAAGATTATGATAATGCAGTAAAAGATTTGATTTCGAAAAAAATTGACCTTTTATATGATGATAAAATCGCTGTGGAATTTTATACTCTACAAAAAAGACAATTCCACAAAATAAAATCCATTGAACTACTTTCTAAATTATCAAATATACAAGCTATTGCGCGAGAAAATAGCTTAATTGATATATTTAATAAAGGCTTTAGTAAATTATCAAAAGAAGAACTTTATGATATTGAAAGCAAATGGATCATAAATGAAAACTTTAAATTTTATAATCAGATAAAAGATGTAAATCTAACAAAAGAAGAACTAGATTTTATAAAAAATACAAAATTAAATGTTTCTATCACAAGAGATTGGAGACCTTTTATATTTAAAGCAAAAGAGAATACTCCTGTAGGAATCTCTTCTGAAATATGGCAACTTTTAGAAAAAAAATTAAACTTAAACACAAAATATACTTTTTTTAACAGTTTCACAAAACAACTAAAAAGCATAAAAGAAAAACAACAAGATATTATTTTTAGTACAGGAAAAACAAAAGATAGAGAAGAGTATGCCACTTTTACTAAACCTTATGTCTCTTTTCCTATTTCTATAGTTACATTAAAAGATGAAAACTTTATTGAAAATATAAAACAAATTGAAAACAAGAAAATTGCAGTAGGAGAAAATTTTACTACTCATAAATTACTAAAAGAAAAGTACCCACATCTAAATTTATTATTGGTGAAAAATGCAAAAGAAGGGCTTATTGCTGTTGAAAATGAAAATGCTTTTGCATATATTGATATTAAGCCAACTCTTACATATAATATTGAAAAACTAGGTTTTGAATCTCTTAAAATAACAGGAAATACAGATTTAAGTTTTGAGCTAAGAATAATGATAAGAAAAGATTACCCTCTTTTACATAGTGCATTAAATAAAGCAATTAACTCTTTAGATCCCCAAAAAGTTGAAACTATAATTAATAGATGGGATAATATTCAATTTGAAGATAATTTTAACTATAACCAACTATGGATTGCATTATTTATAATTTTTGCGATTGTTATAATCCTTATATATAAGAATCAATCAAATATAACAAAAAATAAACTTTTAAAAGAAAAAGTTGAAGAAAGAACAAAGGAATTAAAACAACTTAATGAATCCCTTGAAAGGAAAATAGAAGATAAAACAAAAGAATTAAAAAGAGCCAATTATCTTCTAGATGAAGCACAAAAAATTGCACATTTGGGAAGTTTTCAATATGAAATAAAAAAAGATGAGTTATATTGGAGTAATGAACACTTTAAAATGTTTGGCTTATATCCAAATCAAATAAAACCTACTATTGATTTATTATTATCTTATGTCCATGAAGATGATAAGAAAATTGTTAAAAGTCATCTTAATAAATTAGTTTCCACTAAAAATAAGTTTGTAAATGAGTTTAGAATAATAATTAACAAAAAAACAATTAAATACTTACAAATCACTTCAAAAATTACTAAGTTTGATGAAAAAAATAATCCACTTCTAATAATTGGAACTATTTTAGATATAACAAAAATAAAAGAACTTGAACTTGAAAAAAGAGAAAAAGATACAATCTTAGCTCAACAATCAAAAATGGCAGCAATGGGTGAGATGTTAGAAAATATTGCCCACCAATGGAGGCAACCTCTTTCTGTTATTTCTACTGTTTCTACAGGGATGCAACTAAACCTTGAAATAGATAATGAACTACCAAAAGAACAATTGATAGAAAATGTAAGAGCAATCAATGAGCATACCCAATATTTATCTAAAACAATTGATGATTTTAGAAACTTTTTTAATCCAAATAAAGAAAAAACTCTTTTTGACATAACATCTTGTATTGATAAATCATTACATCTAATCACTTCAAAAATCAAGTCATCAAAAATAAATTTAACTAAAAAAATTGATAATATTAGTATTACAACTTTAGAAGGTGAGTTAACGCAAGTTTTATTAAATATATTTAATAATGCAATTGATGCATTAAATCAAAACGATATTGAAGACAAACAGTTATATATTTTAGTCTATAAAGAGAATAATAACATAGTTATATCTATCAAAGATAGTGCAGGAGGAGTTCCTAAAAAACTTCAAACAAGAATATTTGAACCTTATTTCACAACAAAACATAAAAGCCAAGGAACAGGAATAGGTCTTTATATGTCTTCTCAAATTATTACAAAACATCTACATGGAACAATCAAATTATCAAATGAGCAATTTATTTTAAATAATAACACATATTTTGGAGCCGATTTCAAAATTATCTTTCCTGAAAAATAG